The sequence GTATCCCTTTGGTATGTCGGGACGGACTGGACGTCAGGGGGCTGCCTGGGCGTTCAGCTGATCAACGGATGAAATAGATCGTGGCAAACAGGGCGATCCACACGATGTCGACGAAGTGCCAGTAGTACGAGACGACGATCGCGGCGGTGGCCTGAGCGGGCGTGAACTTGCTGACCTTGGTGCGGGCAATCAGGAAGACGAACGCGATGAGACCGCCGATGACGTGGAGACCGTGGAATCCCGTGGTCATGTAGAACACCGAGCCGTACACGCTGCTCGAGATGGACGTGCCGTGCTCGACGAGGTGCACGTACTCGTATGCCTGGCCGAGCACGAAGAACGTGCCCATGGCGAGGGTGAGCAGGTACCAGCGACGCAGACCGAAAACGTCACCGCGCTCGGCCGCGAACACGCCCATCTGGCACGTGAACGACGAGGCGATCAGCACGAGCGTCACCGGCACGGCGAGGAAGAGGTTCAGCTCGGTCGGCTCCGGCGGCCAGTTCCCATTCGCCTGTGCTCTGGCCACGAAATACATGGCGAAGAGCCCTGCGAAGAACATGAGCTCACTTGACAACCACACGATGGTGCCAACGCTGACCATGTTTGGTCGGTTCAGCGAGTGCACGCGTTGGGTGATTGCTGATCCTGAAGTCCCTACTGCGCTCGTCACAGACAGAAGTATGACGCTTCGTCGTAAGAGACGACTACCCGGGTCCACCCTCGGCGCGCCGACGCGTCCCGCTTGTCCGATTCTGCCTGCTGACACGCTGGTAGCGGGGCATGAAAGGGTGGAGGAATGCGAACTCGTGACAACAGTACGGGGTGGTGGCGGAGACTGTTCGGCGGCGGCAGGTCGGCGCCTCCACTGGATCCGGACCGGGAAGATCTCGTCGTGGTCGCCTCCTGCTTCGACGACGTGGAGGCGTGCTCGACCACGCTCGAACGCGCGGCCTCGGAGACTCCGGTGTGGCGGGCCGGCGAGGAGGCCGTGCTGCGTCACCATTTGAGACTGCCGGCGACCTCGGTCGGCGAGGCGGAGTCCATTGCCGCGCAGGACGGATACCGGCCACGGCGCACCGGCGTCGCAGTTGCCGACGCCTCCGACGCCTCCGGGGCGGCAGAGGGGACCGCGGAGTTGGTGTTGCAACGGGTCCAGGTGCTGGACGCGCTGCACTGTTCCCAGGAACGGTCGAGAATGGCCGGGCTGGCGCAGCGTCTCGGTGGGGACGTCGCGGGGTGGGACGCAATGCAACCGGTGCGCGAGACGGATGCGCAAGGCAACTAGGCTGCGGAGAGCGGATCACACGAGTACACATCGCTACGAGTTTCGAGGGGACACGACGATGCAGAGCCCGATCGTGCAGGGCCCGGACGCCCAGGGGACGAACGACACGACCCCACCGGTCCGCACGTGGCCGTCGGTTCTCGGGGCGCTCACCGAAGGACGCGACCTGTCGGTGGAAGACGCGACGTGGGCGATGGACGAAATCATGTCCGACAATGCCACGTCCGCCCAGATCGCCGCGTTCGGTGTCGGCCTCAAGATGAAGGGTGTCGTTCCGGAAGAACTGCGCGGACTGGCCGACTCGATGCTGGGCCATGCGCGCAAGGTGCCGGTCGATGCCGATGTCGTGGACATCGTGGGTACCGGTGGCGACCGGTCCAACACCGTCAACATCTCAACGATGGCGTCGATCGTGGTGGCGGCCAGCGGTATTCGGGTGGTGAAGCATGGAAACCGGGCCGCTTCCTCGAAAAGTGGCGGCGCCGACGTACTCGAAGCACTCGGTGTCCGGATCAACTTGGGGCCCGACGAGGTGGCACGCTCCTTGCGCGAGGCCGGTATCGGTTTCTGCTTCGCGCCGGTCTTCCATCCCGCCCTCCGGTTCGCGGCGGCGCCGCGTAAGGAAATCGGCATCCCGACGGTGTTCAATGTGCTGGGGCCTCTCACCAATCCGGCGCGGCCGCGCGCGGGACTCATCGGCTGCGCGTTCCTCGATCTGATCCCGGTTGTCGCTGGGGTGCTGGCGCAGCGCGGTAACTCCGCACTCGTGGTGCGGGGGGATGACGGCCTCGACGAGCTGACGACGTCGAGCACGTCGACCGTGCATCTCGTGTCCGAGGGATCGGTGACGGTGCGTCAGCTCGATCCTCGCGATCTCGGTATCGCCCGGGTGTCGCTGGACGAGCTGCGGGGCGGGGACGCCGAAGCGAACGCGC comes from Rhodococcus oxybenzonivorans and encodes:
- a CDS encoding cytochrome c oxidase subunit 3, which translates into the protein MTSAVGTSGSAITQRVHSLNRPNMVSVGTIVWLSSELMFFAGLFAMYFVARAQANGNWPPEPTELNLFLAVPVTLVLIASSFTCQMGVFAAERGDVFGLRRWYLLTLAMGTFFVLGQAYEYVHLVEHGTSISSSVYGSVFYMTTGFHGLHVIGGLIAFVFLIARTKVSKFTPAQATAAIVVSYYWHFVDIVWIALFATIYFIR
- the trpD gene encoding anthranilate phosphoribosyltransferase, translating into MQSPIVQGPDAQGTNDTTPPVRTWPSVLGALTEGRDLSVEDATWAMDEIMSDNATSAQIAAFGVGLKMKGVVPEELRGLADSMLGHARKVPVDADVVDIVGTGGDRSNTVNISTMASIVVAASGIRVVKHGNRAASSKSGGADVLEALGVRINLGPDEVARSLREAGIGFCFAPVFHPALRFAAAPRKEIGIPTVFNVLGPLTNPARPRAGLIGCAFLDLIPVVAGVLAQRGNSALVVRGDDGLDELTTSSTSTVHLVSEGSVTVRQLDPRDLGIARVSLDELRGGDAEANALVARRLLDGEAGPVRDAVLLNAAGAIAAFRGLGDRPLEEILAEGITTAAQAIDSGAAAALLAKWAAVTSAMTATK